In Helicobacter pylori Shi112, the genomic window ATAAAAGCGCGATTGCCCTCTACAGTGCAATAAGGCGGCACATCTTTGCCTAAAGCGCTCTTACCGGCTATCATGCACCCTTTAGCGATACGCACAAACTGATGGATCGCTGTAAGACCGCCAATATTGACATAATCGCCTATTTCAATATGCCCTGCTAAAGTTACGCCATTAGCAAAAATACAATGACTACCAATCACGCAATCATGAGCGACATGCACATAAGCCATGAGCAGGTTTTTATCCCCGATAATGGTTTTTTTAATCCCCCCTTCAGTGCCGGGATTTATCATGCAAAATTCCCGAATAAGGTTGTCTTCTCCAATAATCAGTTCGCTGTATTCGCCCTTATATTTTAAATCTTGAGGCTGTGTGCCCAGCACGGCAAAAGGAAAAATTTCGGTGTTTTTCCCAATGAAAGTATGCCCTTGTAAGGTTACATTGTTATGGAGTTTCACGCCATCATTGAGCTTGATATGATCCCCAATAACGCAAAATTCCCCAATCTCTACGCCCTTGCCAATCTCTGCTTTAGGAGAAATAATGGCTGTTTTTGCAATTTTACTCATTTTTAATCTCTCTCTGCGATCATGGCTTTTAATTCGGCTTCAGCGACCACTTTGCCATCCACTTGAGCCGTGCCGCCCACTTGCCAGATCATGCCTTTATGCTTTAAAACTTCTAAATGGTATTCCAATCTGTCGCCTGGGGTTACAGGAATGCGGAATTTAACCTTGTCAATCGTCATGAAATACACGATTTTTGTTTTGGCTATTTCAGGGTCAAACCCCCACAAGCTAGTGAAGGCTAAAAACCCTCCCGTTTGCGCCATGCCCTCTACGATCAAAACGCCCGGGAAAATGGGCTTATCAGGGAAATGCCCGTTAAACACATCTTCATTAAAAGTAATATTCTTATAAGCGACAATTTTTTTATTGGCTTCTAGTTCCACTACTCTGTCTATCAATAGCATGGGATAGCGGTGAGGTAAAATCTGTAAGATATGCTCTATAAAAAATTGAGATTGTAAGTTTTGATGATTTTGTTCCATAAAAATAAACTCCTTGTTTTGGATTCAACTAAAGCGCTATTTTTAGCGTTGGTTATTCTAAAAAATAACCGCTATTATACCATAAGAAAACCGCTCGCTTGCATTTGCAAAAACACCGATGCATTGCACCATAAGCTTAAAGAAACGCTTTATTCAGACACCACTCATGCACCGCTCATGCATCATTCATGCGTGTGGCTTAGAATATTTTCTCTTAAATGATAGTGTGGGTATTTGTTAGAATCCAAAACCACTTGCCCCATGAGCTGTTTGTCAAAATTGAAAATTAAAGGGGCTAAATAATTCACGGTGGAAAGCTCAATGGGGGTTTGAACGACCATGATATTAGCGATCAGAACGCTCTTTGCTCCCTCTAATTCTAAAAGGATTTTTAAGGGGGTAGGCACTTCAAAATCGTATTTTCTTAAAGCAAAGGGATTAACCAGCGTGAAAGACACCACGGAATTATCTTCTGCACTATTCAAACGCAAAAAGACTTCATCAATCTTTTGCAAACGCATTTTATGAATGGTTTCAAACCCCAATATAGGCACTTTCACATCAAAAATCATAGGCGATTGCATTCCCTTTAAAAAAGCACAAAATCTTCTCCTTAAAGAATAAAGACCGCCTTAAAACCAGCGCTCAATGATTTCTAAATTAAAAACTCTGTATTATATCAAACAATTTTGGTAAAATCAATTTTTGCTAGTTTTGGGTATAATCCCAATAATTTAACCATGATGGAAGTTTAACTGAATAATTATAAAATAATAAGGAGCAAGAAATGGGCAAAATAAAACCACAAATCAAGAAAAACAATCCTAGCAAATCTCATCCTAGCACCGGGTGGAATATTTTTGGTGCGGTGTGCTTGATTGGAGAAATAGTTTTTACATTATTCGGTGAGAAAATAAGAAAGATAAGAAAAATAACCATGAGTTATTCAAAAATCTAATTTTATAAGACAGGTGGCATGCGTTTAAAACATTTTAAAACTTTCCTTTTTATCACAATGGCGATTATTGTTATAGGCACCGGTTGTGCGAACAAAAAGAAAAAAAAAGATGAATACAACAAACCGGCGATCTTTTGGTATCAAGGGATTTTGAGAGAAATCCTTTTTGCTAATTTAGAAACAGCGGACAATTACTATTCTTCTTTACAAAGCGAACACATCAATTCCCCCCTTGTCCCAGAAGCCATGTTAGCTTTAGGGCAAGCGCACATGAAAAAGAAAGAGTATGTTTTGGCGTCTTTTTACTTTGATGAATACATCAAGCGCTTTGGGACGAAAGACAATGTGGATTATTTGACCTTTTTGAAATTGCAATCGCATTATTACGCTTTTAAAAACCATTCTAAAGACCAGGAATTTATCTCTAATTCTATTGTGAGTTTGGGCGAATTTATAGAAAAATACCCTAACAGCCGTTACCGCCCCTATGTAGAATACATGCAAATCAAATTCATTTTAGGGCAAAACGAACTCAATCGCGCGATCGCAAATGTCTATAAAAAACGCCACAAGCCTGAGGGCGTGAAACGCTATTTAGAGAGAATAGATGAGACTTTAGAAAAAGAGACTAAACCCAAACCATCGCACATGCCTTGGTATGTGTTAATCTTTGATTGGTAGGATATTTCAAACCATGCAAATTATAACAGAGAGATGAAAAATGACTGAAGATTTTCCTAAAATTCTGCCTTTATTGGTGGAAGAAGACACCTTTTTATACCCCTTTATGATAGCCCCTATTTTTTTGCAAAATAATGCGAGCATTAAGGCGTTAGCTTACGCTAAAACCAATAAATCATTAGTCTTTATTGCATGCCAAAAAGACAAATTGAATGACAATGAAGCCCCTTATTATGATGTGGGGGTGATTGGATCTGTTATGCGTGAAGCCAACATGCCTAATGGGCGCGTGAAATTGCTCTTTAATGGCATCGCTAAGGGGCGTATTTTAGAGCCTGTCAAAGAAAACGAGCAAGGCTTTTTAGAAGCTCAAATAATCCCTATTGAATATTTAGAATACGATAAAGAAAACATTCAAGCTATCATAGAAGTGTTAAAAGAAAAAGTGATCACTCTAGCCAATGTCAGCTCACTCTTTCCTCCGGATTTGATCAAGGCTTTAGAAGACAATGACGATCCTAACCGCATCGCTGATTTAATCGCAGCGGCCTTGCGTTTGAAAAAAGATCAGGCGTATTCTCTTTTTGCCAGCGACAACACCGAGCAGCGCTTGTTGGATTTGATTGATATTGTGATAGAAGAGACTAAAACCCAAAAGCTCCAAAAAGAAATCAAATCCAAAGTCCATCAAAAAATGGAGCAAACCAATAAGGAATTTTTCTTAAAAGAGCAGCTCAAACAGATCCAAAAAGAGCTTGGCACAGACAAACAGCGAGATGAAGATTTAAACCAATACTACCAAAAACTAGAGAGCGTCAAGCCTTTTTTAAAAGAAGAAGCGTTTAAGGAGATTAAAAAGCAAATTGACCGGCTAAGCCGAACCCATGCGGACAGCTCTGATAGCGCGACTTTGCAAAATTATATTGAAACCATGTTAGATGTGCCTTTTGGGCAATACGGGAAAAAAGCGCTTGACATTAAGCGAGTGAGAGAGCAACTAGACAAGGATCATTATTCCTTAAAAAGGCCTAAAGAGCGTATTGTAGAATACTTTGCGACCATGCAGCTTTTAGAAATGCGCCACAAGAAAAAGCAAGAAAAAAAAGACAAAGCTAAAGGCACGATTTTATGCTTTTATGGGCCTCCTGGCGTGGGTAAAACGAGTTTGGCTAATTCCATTGCTAAAGCGATAGAGCGCCCTTTAGTTCGGATCGCTTTGGGGGGATTAGAAGATGTGAATGAATTGAGAGGGCACAGACGCACTTATATAGGCTCAATGCCCGGGCGCATTGTCCAAGGGCTTATTGAAGCCAAAAAGATGAATCCGGTCATGGTTTTAGATGAAATTGATAAGGTGGATAGGAGCGTTAGGGGTGATCCAGCGAGTGCTCTATTAGAGATCTTAGACCCTGAGCAAAATATCGCTTTTAGGGATCATTATGCGAATTTTAGCATTGATTTGTCGCAAGTGATTTTTATCGCTACCGCTAACAATATTGACAGGATCCCAGCCCCTTTAAGAGACAGAATGGAATTTATCAGCGTGTCCAGCTACACGCCTAATGAAAAAGAAGAAATCGCTAAAAACTACCTCATCCCCCAAGAATTAGAAAAGCACGCCTTAAAGCCTAGCGAAGTGAATATTAGCCATGAGTGTTTGAAACTCATTATTGAAAAATACACCAGAGAAGCGGGCGTTAGGGATTTACGAAGACAGATCGCAACGATTATGCGTAAAGCGGCTTTAAAATACCTAGAAGATAGCCCGCATAAAAAAGGGCGAACCAAAAAGAGCGAAGATAGAAAAAGCGAAAATGAAGATTTCTGCGTCTCTGTCACGCCTAACAACCTTAAAGAGTATTTAGAACGCATGGTGTTTGAAATTGACCCCATAGATGAAGAAAATAAAATCGGTATCGTCAATGGTTTGGCATGGACTCCAGTAGGCGGCGATGTGCTTAAAATTGAAGCGCTTAAGATTAGAGGCAAGGGGGAATTGAAGCTCACCGGGAGCTTAGGCGATGTGATGAAGGAATCCGCCATTATCGCTTTTTCTGTTGTCAAAGCCTTATTGGATAACGAAACCTTAAAAGCGCCTAAAATCCCTAGCGAAACCCCTAAAGATGCAGAGGGTAAGAAAAAGAAAAAAGCGCTGAAAGTTTATAACGCTTATGATTTGCACTTGCATGTCCCTGAAGGGGCTACGCCTAAAGACGGCCCGAGCGCTGGGATCGCTATGGCGAGCGTGATGGCGAGCATTTTGTGCGATAGGGCTACAAGAAGCAAGGTGGCAATGACGGGCGAATTGACTTTGAGCGGGGAAGTTTTACCCATAGGGGGGTTGAAAGAAAAATTGATCGCTGCTTTTAAAGCCGGCATTAAAACCGCTCTCATTCCTGTCAAAAATTACGAAAGGGATTTAGATGAAATCCCTGCTGAAGTGCGAGAGAATTTAAACATCGTTGCGGTGAAAAACATCGCTGAAGTGTTAGAAAAAACTTTGCTTTAAAATTTGGCATGAAAGCAGGCATTATTGGTTTAGGGCTTATGGGGGGGAGTTTGGGGCTGGCCTTGCAAGAATGGGGGCGTTTTAAAAGCGTTACAGGCTATGATCATAACGCTTTGCATGCTAAATTAGCCTTGACTTTGGGGCTTGTAGATGAATGCGTGGAATTTGAAAAGATTTTAGAATGCGATGTGATTTTTTTGGCCATTCCGGTTGAGGGCATCATTGCATGTTTGAAAAAAATGACTCCCGTTAAAAAAAGCGCAACGATTATTGATTTAGGCGGTGCTAAAGCGCAAATCATTCACAATATCCCTAAAAGCATTCGTAAGAATTTCATCGCCGCACACCCCATGTGCGGGACAGAGTTTTATGGCCCTAAAGCGAGCGTTAAGGGGCTGTATGAAAACGCTCTTGTGATATTGTGCGATTTAGAAGATTCAGGGACTGAGCAAGTAGAGATCGCTAAAGAAATCTTTTTAGGCATTAAAGCGCGCTTGATTAAAATGAAATCCAATGAACATGACACTCATGTGGCTTATATCAGCCATTTACCCCATGTTTTGAGCTACGCTCTAGCTAATAGCGTTTTAAAGCAAAATGACCCAGAGATGATTCTATCCTTAGCGGGTGGGGGTTTTAGGGATATGAGCCGTTTGTCTAAAAGCTCGCCTTTAATGTGGAAGGATATTTTCAAACAAAACCGAGACAATGTCTTAGAAGCGATTAAAAAATGCGAAAAAGAAATCGCGCAAGCTAAGGCTTGGATAGAAAATAACGATTATGAAAGCCTTGCAGAATGGATGGCGCAAGCGAACAAACTCCAGGAGTTCATGTAAAGTAAAATGATGCAGAATAATTTAAAATTTACATACCGTTGTTTTTAGAGTTGCTAGAAACAGAATGGAGTGTTTTTAGATTGTCCTTATAGGCTGTTTCATGTGGATTGCATGTGGATAGCATGGATTGATCTACAACTATAAGAGATTATCTTAAATTCAGATCTTATGAAACGCTTCCAACAAAAAACAAATTTTAGCCGTTTAGGGATTTGATTCCTTAAACCTTTTTATCAAAAATACCGGTGTTTTTACAGGCATTTTAAGGGCGGTTTTAATACTTCTTAGCGTTGTTAAGATACTTAGACAATTCCTTCAACTCAGCGTTTTTATCGTTCTTAAAAACCACTTGCTTTTCAACCCGCTCATATTCTTTACAATCTCTTCTCATTTCTTGTAAGGGATATTTTTGGTTGTCATTAGGGATGTAGAAACATTCGCTTTTAGCGTTTTCATAGCTATCGGTTAGGCTTATATCATAGTGGTACCAAAATCCGCTAGGGATAGCGATATTTTTAGAGCTAAAAGTCCTATAACCCTGTTTGATGATGGTGAGTTCTTCTACTAAAACTTGATGGTATTTCCTAGCCAAATTACGGCCCTCTTTTTCTACTAATAAAACAGAATGCCTGTTGGTGTTTTTGGCTTCAGGGGTGATATTAGTCATTCTGTAAGTCTCTCTTAAAGGGTTAGACGCAAAATCAAAAGAAGCGTCATTCGCCACAAAATGCCCCCTATCAAAACCGCTTCTTGTGTAATCTTGTGTCGTGGCTTGTTGGTATTTGGCTAATCGTGTGTCCGTTTTAAACTCATAGCGTTTTTCAATATTATTTTTATCCACTAAATCCCCAAACAACACGCTCACGCCATAAATAGGGTTTTTTAGCTCGCTAGAATAACACACCGAATAAAAGTTATTTTTTAAGACTTTACAATCAATGTTAGTGAGAATGCCATTAGCATAGGTCTTAGTGGGGTTAGCGCTATTTACTTGATCCTTGATTTCATTAAGCTTTTTAGTGGTGTAGCTGTTAATAGCCTTAGTGAAATTATCCAGCATGTCCGCTTGGAGCCAACTCATAGCAATCAGGCTAAAACAGAGCAAGTTTTTAAAGGTTTTCATGTTTTGCTCCTTTTTGATTGGCTTGAATGCTACAACAATATTTTTAATCGTTTGTTTTTACCCACTAAATAGCCTAGCGCCTAGCGTTTTGATATGTTAAACGGCGTGCATTGAATGATCAAACTTAAGAATAAAAAATTTCATTGTATTTTTTAGTGATCCCATCTATCCCCCATGCGTCTTCGTCAATATCGCCCAAGTTTAAATAGTCTTCGTTAGAGTCTAAAAGCGTGCAACAAATCCTTTTTTGCTCGTTTAAATCTAAATTTTGGAACTCTTCGCTATGGATTTCACCAATCTTGCAATCGGCGCGTTTTAAAAAACGCTCGCTAAGATCGTTAAAGATTTTTAAGCATTCGCTCTTGCTTTTAGCGTTAAGGATTTGTTTTTTAACTTCTAAATTCACTTCTTTCAATTCAGCATAGACAAAACTCCCGCCCCCTTTAAAATCGCATTTTTTAGAAATGCCCCCTTGCTCGCCCCCTATGACTTTTTTTAACCTTTCTTTAGTGATCGTTTCTATATAGTCCATTTGCTCGATGCCAATGTAGCGGCGTTTCATTTTGTGCGCCACCGCGCAAGTCGTCCCGCTCCCGGCAAAAAAGTCTAACACGAGGTCGTTTTCTTGGGTAGAAACCTCTAAAATTCTTGAAATTAGGGCTTCGGGTTTTTGACCTTTAAAATTTTCATCATCAATTGCTATAGTTTCATCAACTCTTGAAACTGAACTATCAATAGCAATTGAATTTAATTTATCCCACTTATTACTATTCCATGTATCTTCTAATGGATATTTTTCACCTCTATTTTCATGATTTATAAAAGTTAAAAAATCATCTACTTTTTCTTGCGGAAAAGAAAATTTTTTAAAAGCATTTTGCACTTCATTTAAGGTTTTACCGCTACCGGTTGCCATTTCAAACATGAAATGCTTTTGAAAGGGGTTGGATTGTCGTTTTTCTAAATAATTATTTATCGCTTGTTTTTGATAATTTCTAAGCTCGTTTTTTAAGTTGCTTGTGATGTGAGTGGGTAGCTCTATTTCTCCATTATTGGACGCGTTATTGGGCGTGCGATCTTTGATTACTGATTGGGGGGGGGGGGGGGGGTAACCTTGAGTGAATAAATCTTGCATAAAATCCCTTAATGAAAAAGTGAGAAAATTATAGCGTAAAGTTTTGAGATTGACTTTAGAAGCGCTAACGAACAATTGAATTAAAATCAAATAAAGTTTTAGTTTTAATATTTAATGGAATAAAACCCTTAAAATCAAAAGCGCTTCTTTTTCTTTGCTATAATCAGTCTAAAAAAACCAACTTTTTTAAAACAAGGGAATGATGATGCAAGAGATTTTTTTATGTTCTATTTCCAATGTGCGCAGTGGGGATTGCAAAGAAGATTGCGCTTATTGCACGCAAAGCTCACACCACCAAGGAGCGATTAAGCGCTATAAATTCAAAGATGAAAAAGTGGTTTTACAAGAGGCTAGAGCGTTAAGGGAATTAGGGGCTTTAGGGTTTTGTCTGGTTACTTCAGGGCGCGAATTAGACGATGAAAAATGCGAATATATCGCCAAATTGGCTAAAGCCATCAATCAAGAAGAATTGGGCTTGCATTTAATCGCATGCTGCGGGCGCGCGGATTTGGAGCAATTAGAGTTTTTAAGAGATGCGGGCATTCATAGCTACAACCATAATTTAGAGACTTCGCAAAATTTCTTCCCTAAAATTTGCTCCACGCACACATGGGAAGAAAGGTTTATCACATGCGAAAACGCTTTAAGGGCGGGGTTAGGCTTGTGCAGTGGGGGGATTTTTGGGCTTAATGAGAGCTGGGAAGACAGGATTGAAATGCTTAGGGCGTTAGCTTCGCTCTCCCCGCACACCACACCCATTAATTTTTTCATTAAAAACCCGGTATTGCCCATTGATGCAGAGACTTTAAGCGCGGATGAAGCCCTAGAATGCGTGCTTTTGGCTAAAGAGTTTTTGCCTAACGCTAGGCTTATGGTGGCTGGGGGGCGTGAAGTGGTGTTTAAAGATAACGATAAAAAGGAAGCCAAGCTTTTTGAATACGGCATCAATGCGGTGGTTTTAGGGGATTATTTAACCACCAAAGGCAAAGCCCCTAAAAAAGATATAGAAAAACTGCTCTCTTATGGCTTGACAATGGCGACAAGCTGTCATTAATGAGAGAACTTTTTAAAAGCGTTAGAGGGTTTTTGCGCCTTCTTAGAATGATTTTCCCCGAGCGTTTGAAAAACGCCTTTTTGGGTTTGAGCGAATTGTTTTACTACGCTTCCAGCTTGAGTTTTTATACGATTTTGTCTTTATCGCCTATTTTGTTGTTTGTGTTTAGTCTTTTTGTGTCCAATTACATGCAAGCGCACAGCGGTGAAATGGAAGCCTTGATTTTCCCCAACGCTCCTAAACTCATTGGCGCGATTAAGGATTTTTTAGAAAACTTTAAAAAAACAGACATGACCTTAGGCACGCTTGAAGAGGTGTCTATTTTAGTGGCGTTGGTGCTTTTTTGTGAAAACTACCGCTCCATCGCGTCAAAGATTTTTCAAGCAAAGCCCAGAGATTATGCGCATTTTAAGGGTAAAGAAATCTTTTTATTTTGGGGTTTTGGCACGACTTTAGTGTTTCTATTCGCTCTGCCTTTGGTGGTGTTTTTTGACATTAAGATCCAAGTGTTTTTTGAAGATAAAAATTCAAGTTTGTTGCATGTTTTAAGATGGATAGGCACTTACGCGTTTTTTTTGATCCTTTTTACCATTCCTACAAATAAGGTGTTTAAACATTATTTTTGGGTGTTTTTATGGGTGTTTTTTACGAGCGTTTCTTGGCATGTGCTGAAATGGGCCTTCACTTATTATGTGTTGTATAACCGCACTTACCATGAGCTTTATGGGAGCGTTTCTATTTTGTGGTTTTTGATGAGCTGGGTGTATGTGAGCTGGCTTGTGATTTTAATTGGCATGTATGGGTGCAAGGTGTGCGACACATTCGATCCTAAAGAAGTGTTTAAGAAATTTTTAGGCTTTTTTAAAAAAGAAACTTGATGAAAAAAGTTTTCTTTTAGATCGGTTCTAAAAATCCAAAAACACAAAAACCATTCAAACACAACCCCCCCAACTAAAAAGTTAAAAACAAAAAGAATGTAATTATTCAGTTAGCTCTAAGCTTCTTAATTTTCTAATTCTAACTTTCTAAAAACTATCTTTGTATTCTACCATAAATTTTTAAAAATTTGTTTTTTTTTGTAAATCGGAAATTTTTTTCTTTATAATTTTATTATAATAGGGGAGAGAGAAATATATATAATTACAATTATTATATATATCTTTTTATTCTTTTTTTTATAAATAAGCTCCCTGTTTTTGATTTTTTATAAATTACATTCTTTTTGATTTCTATTGAAAAATTTAATATTAAGAGGACTTTTATGAAAAAATCAAATGACAATAACGCACTCGCCAGAAGTCAAAGGGAGTTGTTTGTAGGGATTAGGGATTTTATTGTTTTTAAATTTAAGCGTATGGTTGTTTTTAACGGAGTAAGGGATTTTACAAAAATGAGATTTTTGTCCATAGAATTAGAAAAATGCGAAAATATTAAAGATTTGGAAAAATTATGTCATACAATTTATAATCAAGGCACAAAGCATATTTTGATGATGCGTGTATTGTTTTTATTCTTTGACTATTTTTGCAAGAATTTGAAAGTTAAGCGATTGAGACTAATCAATGAAGAAATGCTTGTGAATTTTTTATTTGAGTTAGCTAAACAAAGAAAGATTAATTCAATGGCAAAATATGTAATGTATATTAGGCAATTTTTTGATTACTTGGATAGGACTAAACATTATGAATTTTATTTTAGTCTTAAAAATATAGCCTTTGCTAAACACAAGGATAATTTGCCTAAACATCTAAATTCAAAAGATTTAAAATCTTTTGTATATACTCTTATAAACTATAGAACTAGAAGCAGTTATGAAAAGAGAAATAAGTGTATTTTACTCTTAATTATTTTGGGTGGTTTGAGAAAATCTGAGGTTTTTAATTTAGAATTGAGAAATATTGTTTTAGAGAAAGAGCATTATATCTTGCTTATAAAAGGCAAAAACAATAAAGAGCGAAAAGCGTTCATTAAACGAGAAATGCTAGAAAAATCTTTAGATGAGTGGTTGGGTGATAGCAAACGATTGAGTAGTTTTAATGGGCGTTTTGTATTTAAGAAGTCTTTGTCTAACTATACTCAAAAGTATTGTTCAATCAGTAATTTTGTGTTAAAGATTTTTATGTTGAGTGGTATTGAAAATTTTAAACAATATGGCACAGGATTGCACCTATTTAGGCATAGTTTTGCCACTTTAGTCTATGCTAAGAGTAGGGATATTGTTTTGACTTCAAGAGCATTGGGGCATCAGTCCTTAAGCTCCACAAAAATCTACATTCACACCGCACAAGAATATAATAAACAAGTAGCAAGCATTTTTGATAATTTGTTGAGTGGGTGAAAGATGGTTAATTTCCTCATTCAAAAATTCTTTAAAAGGTTGTTTTTTGATGTTTTTTTGCAGTTTATCTCGTTGCTTTAGAACCAACATTAACAAAACCAACCGAAGTTCTTATGTTTTCAGGCTGAGAGGCTCTGTTTTTAATGTTATTTACAGCATTGCCTATTACACCTCCTGTTTCCACAAAAAAATTGCCAGTTCCCACAGAAGCGCCTTTAACGCCACCGCTTACTGCACTACCTACATTACTAGCAAAGCTTAAAAAACTTTGCGACCCAGCTTTTAAGAAGTTAGCTAAATCAACCGAGCCACCTTGTGTTCCAAAAATGGTATTGATAATATTTGGAATATTGCTAATTAAAGCTGAAGTAATCGCTGAAATGATAATAATGCCGATAGTTTCTATGATATTTTGAGTAGGGTTAAATAATTCTAACCCAATGGAGTTTAGCATGGCAAATAAAAATACAAGAGGTGCATAAAAGGTTAGAGAAAAGACTTTTTTAATGTAAGAAAAGAAAAATCCTTGAGTTTGTTTAAAAAATAAACAAGGCGTCATAAAAATAAAGCATAGTAAATAAAAAGTTTTTTCTATAAAAATAATACAAATAAGATAAATTGTTTTAAATATAAGTAAGATTTGAAAAAACACAATAGCCACAAAAGATAGAGACTGCATAATGAAAACAAATGGTTTGCTAAAACCTACATTATTTTCTTTAAAGCTTTCATAAAAAGCAAAAAGTTGCTTGGTTTGATTTTTTATGATTCCTTGTATATTACCATTAAAACTTATAAAACTTTGATTTGGTTTATTTTGGGATTGATTTGATTGTTGTTGAGCTTTTTTGTAAAAAGTTTTTGTTGTTTCTTCAATAGCGTTATTAAGAATGATTGCAGGCGTTTCTACAAAAAACTCTACATATGAATGGAATTTTTTAGGACTATTCAAAGCAAAGTGCATTAAGGATAGAAGAGCAAGAAAAAAAGCAAATTGCGTGAAAGTTTTTATTTCAAAAAATTCATTATTTTTGTATTTTTTTACAGAATATGCAAAAATAAGTATTGTTCCTATAGAAACCATAGCAGGTGCGATTGTTTTTGCAATATTGTTGTATTTATCTTTAAATTCATTGGTGAAATTTTGAAATACGCCTATAATACTACTATAAAGCCCATCAGTAGCCACATTGAGATTATCAGCTGGTATGAAATAAGAAATAATACCAATAGCAAGAGAAATACCACCCCAAACCAAATAAGGCATTATTCATCCCATCCTTGTGTAATATTGTTTTTCATTTGTTCAAACTTTTCTGTTGCTATATTCCCACCTTGTGTCATCATAAAAGATTTTTCAACATCAGGCAATTGTGAAGTGGGTAGTCCAAATTTATTTAAATTTGCTTTAAAAGCTTGACTTGTCTTTTTATTTATTTCTAAAAACTCTTTTTTAGTGCTTTCAGGAGGATTTAAAAGTGATGGCATAATGATATTTTGTTGTTTATAATAAGTGTCCGAATAGGCACTTGCCATAAGAGACAGGGTTTGATTTATAAAGTTTAGGTTATTAGCAATATTGAGTAAAATTTGCGTGTTTAACATTTCAAATTTTTGTTTAAAGTCTGCATAGACTTTTGCTTTAGTTTCTTGATTTGTTGCTCCTTTAAGCCTTTCTATATACGAACTGTTGTCTTTCTCAAAAGTGTTTATCAGTCGTTCAATTTCAAGTATATTACTAAAACAATAATCCTTACCATCAATATTTTGTTTAGAGCAATATCCTTCTTTTGCATAAATAGGATTTTTAACGGAAAGCTCTTGTGTGAAACTTGCACCCCTGTTCTGTAAAGATGAAAAAAGTTTAAATGTTCTAGCTTGAGCTTCTTTGAATAT contains:
- a CDS encoding DNA/RNA non-specific endonuclease is translated as MKTFKNLLCFSLIAMSWLQADMLDNFTKAINSYTTKKLNEIKDQVNSANPTKTYANGILTNIDCKVLKNNFYSVCYSSELKNPIYGVSVLFGDLVDKNNIEKRYEFKTDTRLAKYQQATTQDYTRSGFDRGHFVANDASFDFASNPLRETYRMTNITPEAKNTNRHSVLLVEKEGRNLARKYHQVLVEELTIIKQGYRTFSSKNIAIPSGFWYHYDISLTDSYENAKSECFYIPNDNQKYPLQEMRRDCKEYERVEKQVVFKNDKNAELKELSKYLNNAKKY
- a CDS encoding DNA methyltransferase, which gives rise to MQDLFTQGYPPPPPQSVIKDRTPNNASNNGEIELPTHITSNLKNELRNYQKQAINNYLEKRQSNPFQKHFMFEMATGSGKTLNEVQNAFKKFSFPQEKVDDFLTFINHENRGEKYPLEDTWNSNKWDKLNSIAIDSSVSRVDETIAIDDENFKGQKPEALISRILEVSTQENDLVLDFFAGSGTTCAVAHKMKRRYIGIEQMDYIETITKERLKKVIGGEQGGISKKCDFKGGGSFVYAELKEVNLEVKKQILNAKSKSECLKIFNDLSERFLKRADCKIGEIHSEEFQNLDLNEQKRICCTLLDSNEDYLNLGDIDEDAWGIDGITKKYNEIFYS
- a CDS encoding biotin synthase; amino-acid sequence: MQEIFLCSISNVRSGDCKEDCAYCTQSSHHQGAIKRYKFKDEKVVLQEARALRELGALGFCLVTSGRELDDEKCEYIAKLAKAINQEELGLHLIACCGRADLEQLEFLRDAGIHSYNHNLETSQNFFPKICSTHTWEERFITCENALRAGLGLCSGGIFGLNESWEDRIEMLRALASLSPHTTPINFFIKNPVLPIDAETLSADEALECVLLAKEFLPNARLMVAGGREVVFKDNDKKEAKLFEYGINAVVLGDYLTTKGKAPKKDIEKLLSYGLTMATSCH
- a CDS encoding YihY family inner membrane protein, with the protein product MRELFKSVRGFLRLLRMIFPERLKNAFLGLSELFYYASSLSFYTILSLSPILLFVFSLFVSNYMQAHSGEMEALIFPNAPKLIGAIKDFLENFKKTDMTLGTLEEVSILVALVLFCENYRSIASKIFQAKPRDYAHFKGKEIFLFWGFGTTLVFLFALPLVVFFDIKIQVFFEDKNSSLLHVLRWIGTYAFFLILFTIPTNKVFKHYFWVFLWVFFTSVSWHVLKWAFTYYVLYNRTYHELYGSVSILWFLMSWVYVSWLVILIGMYGCKVCDTFDPKEVFKKFLGFFKKET
- a CDS encoding tyrosine-type recombinase/integrase, with product MKKSNDNNALARSQRELFVGIRDFIVFKFKRMVVFNGVRDFTKMRFLSIELEKCENIKDLEKLCHTIYNQGTKHILMMRVLFLFFDYFCKNLKVKRLRLINEEMLVNFLFELAKQRKINSMAKYVMYIRQFFDYLDRTKHYEFYFSLKNIAFAKHKDNLPKHLNSKDLKSFVYTLINYRTRSSYEKRNKCILLLIILGGLRKSEVFNLELRNIVLEKEHYILLIKGKNNKERKAFIKREMLEKSLDEWLGDSKRLSSFNGRFVFKKSLSNYTQKYCSISNFVLKIFMLSGIENFKQYGTGLHLFRHSFATLVYAKSRDIVLTSRALGHQSLSSTKIYIHTAQEYNKQVASIFDNLLSG